The following coding sequences are from one Pusillimonas sp. DMV24BSW_D window:
- a CDS encoding purine-cytosine permease family protein: MNTSSSTNQALTPVPESDRVFGWHEHASLWFSLGVGLLVMQVGAYLVPSVGTRDAAIAIICGSIIGAGLLAWVARTGCRSGLSSAGLIHRTYGSHFARLPVILNIVQLLGWTTFEMVIMREGTTAIANQAFGLELSGTLGVIVITLFWGAILLALLAGSMIKLVRKLIARFALPLVILSLLWLSWQFLVLLNEQGLSAVWDRPGNGQMGLFSAMDLVIAMPISWLPLVADYARHGRSTKGALGGTWLGYAIANIWCYSLGVIIVSVAEPDAGLVNALLLAQGGLVALGLIMIDELDNAYGDLYSGSVSTHSLLPKWSIRRWGMTLAVISMVFATVLPIHTLEPFLLMLSSIFVPLYGVILGRHGIGTGAIADNNKRADWSAATIWILGIVCYHSVGHWVPGLGSALPTLAFTFLLAFGTRSAATRITS; the protein is encoded by the coding sequence ATGAACACCTCTTCTTCAACCAACCAGGCCCTTACCCCTGTTCCCGAATCCGACCGCGTTTTCGGCTGGCACGAACATGCTTCACTATGGTTCAGCCTGGGCGTTGGACTGTTGGTCATGCAAGTGGGGGCCTACCTTGTCCCATCAGTGGGCACGCGCGACGCCGCTATCGCAATTATCTGCGGCTCGATTATTGGCGCCGGCCTGCTCGCCTGGGTTGCCCGAACCGGTTGCCGCAGTGGATTGTCGAGTGCGGGGTTGATACACCGCACGTACGGCAGTCATTTCGCTCGTCTACCTGTCATTCTGAATATTGTGCAGCTTCTGGGCTGGACCACCTTCGAAATGGTGATTATGCGAGAAGGTACCACCGCCATTGCAAATCAGGCTTTCGGGCTGGAGTTGAGCGGCACCTTGGGCGTCATTGTAATCACCCTGTTTTGGGGGGCTATTCTGCTGGCATTGCTGGCAGGATCCATGATTAAGCTGGTACGCAAACTCATTGCGCGATTTGCCCTGCCTCTGGTCATTTTGTCCTTACTGTGGCTTAGCTGGCAATTCCTGGTGTTGCTAAATGAACAAGGCTTGAGCGCTGTTTGGGATCGGCCGGGTAACGGCCAAATGGGGCTGTTCTCGGCCATGGATCTGGTCATTGCAATGCCTATTTCCTGGCTGCCGCTAGTAGCCGACTACGCACGCCACGGCCGCAGCACGAAAGGTGCCCTGGGCGGCACCTGGTTGGGGTACGCCATTGCCAATATCTGGTGCTACAGCCTGGGGGTCATCATCGTCAGTGTTGCAGAGCCCGATGCAGGTCTGGTTAACGCGCTTTTGCTGGCGCAAGGCGGCTTGGTTGCACTGGGTCTGATCATGATCGATGAGCTGGACAACGCCTACGGCGACCTGTATTCGGGGTCGGTCTCCACCCATAGTTTGTTGCCAAAATGGAGTATCAGGCGCTGGGGCATGACGCTGGCGGTTATCAGCATGGTGTTCGCCACGGTTTTACCCATTCACACGCTTGAACCGTTTCTACTGATGTTAAGTTCCATTTTCGTACCCCTTTACGGCGTGATTCTGGGGCGCCACGGTATTGGAACGGGTGCGATTGCAGACAACAATAAACGGGCCGACTGGTCGGCTGCAACAATCTGGATATTGGGCATTGTGTGCTACCACAGTGTAGGACATTGGGTGCCGGGCCTGGGCTCAGCACTGCCAACCTTGGCGTTTACCTTTTTACTCGCCTTTGGCACGCGCAGCGCTGCAACACGCATTACCTCGTAA
- the panD gene encoding aspartate 1-decarboxylase — translation MKVRKVVAGKLHGIRVTGADLDYHGSITLDPDHCEAAGILPMEFVDIWNKNSGARISTYVIYGERGSQCCILNGAAARTCQKGDEIIICNSVYVTESEIEQINPVILTFHPDNSIDERLSYDVSRDSQNRLSFNIIKHV, via the coding sequence ATGAAAGTGAGAAAAGTTGTCGCCGGTAAGTTGCACGGCATTCGCGTCACCGGAGCCGATCTCGATTACCACGGATCCATCACTCTGGACCCGGATCACTGTGAGGCAGCAGGGATTCTGCCAATGGAGTTTGTCGACATCTGGAATAAAAATTCCGGTGCGCGTATCAGTACCTATGTGATATATGGCGAGCGCGGTTCGCAGTGTTGCATTCTGAATGGTGCAGCGGCTCGCACCTGCCAGAAAGGCGACGAAATTATCATTTGCAATTCGGTTTACGTTACCGAATCGGAAATCGAACAAATCAACCCTGTCATCCTGACCTTCCACCCCGACAACTCCATTGATGAAAGGCTTAGCTACGACGTTTCGCGCGATAGCCAGAACCGCCTCAGCTTCAATATCATCAAACACGTCTAA
- a CDS encoding ribbon-helix-helix domain-containing protein has protein sequence MENKTARLTVLIDPRKKEAFEQLCAAQDITPSQVVRQLIRGYLADHGVNYTSEPTEPPNTVKTNN, from the coding sequence ATGGAAAACAAAACGGCCCGGCTCACAGTGCTGATCGACCCGCGCAAAAAAGAAGCGTTCGAACAACTGTGCGCCGCCCAAGACATCACCCCGTCGCAGGTTGTCAGGCAACTGATTCGTGGTTATCTGGCTGATCACGGCGTCAATTACACCTCGGAACCAACTGAACCGCCTAACACGGTAAAAACCAATAATTAA
- a CDS encoding disulfide bond formation protein B produces the protein MSNYHVSAAFTFPRFLNTLGLIGITFVLAFAFVWQFAYNELPCPLCLLQRVAFMLVGIGFLLNARFGSSPMHYGITILSAIGGAIASGRQTLLHIAPGDPGFGSPFLGMHFYTWALILFVIIIAYCAVMLMLDRTLNGTVVTTPPNGMVRLIMWLFVLMIVGNLASTFLECGLGACPDNPTEYLMLK, from the coding sequence ATGAGCAATTATCACGTTAGTGCTGCATTCACTTTTCCCCGTTTTCTGAATACGTTGGGGCTGATCGGAATTACTTTCGTACTGGCCTTCGCTTTTGTCTGGCAGTTTGCGTATAACGAACTACCCTGCCCCCTTTGCCTGCTTCAGCGCGTGGCTTTCATGCTGGTGGGGATCGGCTTTTTGCTGAACGCCCGTTTCGGTTCGTCGCCCATGCATTACGGCATTACAATTTTATCGGCCATTGGTGGTGCAATCGCCTCCGGTCGCCAAACTTTGCTGCACATCGCACCGGGCGATCCAGGATTCGGCAGCCCTTTTCTTGGCATGCACTTCTATACCTGGGCTCTCATTCTGTTCGTAATCATTATTGCTTACTGCGCAGTTATGCTAATGCTTGACCGCACCCTGAACGGCACCGTTGTTACCACACCACCCAACGGGATGGTTCGCTTAATAATGTGGTTGTTCGTGCTCATGATCGTGGGCAATCTCGCTTCCACTTTTTTAGAATGCGGCTTGGGTGCGTGCCCCGACAATCCCACCGAATATCTCATGCTTAAATAG
- a CDS encoding DUF5993 family protein: MRENAVTLCGIENRGHKMIMVLPFLTGAIAAWLGVMGKRRACLWAWFITFVIFIAWCQYHMTDSLPISL, from the coding sequence ATGCGGGAAAATGCCGTTACATTATGTGGCATTGAAAATAGGGGACACAAAATGATCATGGTTTTGCCATTTCTCACCGGCGCCATCGCCGCCTGGCTCGGCGTTATGGGCAAACGGCGCGCCTGCCTGTGGGCGTGGTTTATAACATTCGTTATATTTATTGCATGGTGCCAATACCACATGACTGACTCTTTGCCGATTTCACTCTAA
- a CDS encoding TM2 domain-containing protein yields MLRKALIPIAVFIIVLVALTFGETVGTQMLRWLNHLTGLVIHNFADVWYAVEIFVRTHFTKIIIALVLTVPISVWLIRHQGEKLARGVSTRKMAIILAIFLGWLGAHRFYLGQIGWGIIYLIILWVFAPLVVIISLIDAIRYAFMSDDEFPAVQS; encoded by the coding sequence ATGCTGCGTAAAGCCCTGATCCCTATTGCAGTCTTCATCATTGTTTTGGTCGCACTCACCTTTGGCGAAACAGTGGGTACCCAAATGCTGCGTTGGCTCAACCACTTAACCGGCCTGGTTATCCATAATTTCGCGGATGTCTGGTACGCGGTTGAAATATTTGTTCGCACGCATTTCACCAAAATTATCATTGCATTGGTTTTAACCGTTCCAATCAGCGTTTGGCTCATTCGGCATCAGGGTGAAAAACTGGCCCGTGGCGTCAGCACCCGCAAAATGGCGATTATCCTGGCAATTTTCCTGGGCTGGCTGGGCGCCCACCGTTTTTATCTGGGCCAGATCGGCTGGGGAATTATTTATTTGATTATTTTGTGGGTGTTCGCGCCTCTGGTCGTCATAATCAGCTTGATTGATGCAATTCGGTATGCTTTCATGAGCGACGATGAATTTCCTGCAGTGCAATCGTAA
- a CDS encoding methyltransferase: MPTPLPTITPKHLYPIADDCTADNAYQWINQGAHLLWSGDYHNGIQLLSALKRRTDKKRKQQSGPINAEAFHRYRMFQSQKASLLNRLLIKVGPEYALDLKRAPDLRGACEAAFGELSNETLIPLRMVQGALSAYAWQNKGVHIPALPEPIHVRYGVFSPVRGEYLNLIQTAKLPANTQCAFDIGTGSGVIAAILAQRGVPEVIATDTSEDAIICAAENFARLKLQHAIRLVQADLFPPQPALADLIVCNPPWIPARPTSPIEAAVYDPGNEMLERFLSQVTQHLNPNGQVWLVMSNLAELIQLRPPDFIPYLAEKLGLRVIERLDTKPGHAKSKNTNDPLYEARAREVTSLWKLTPSAGATAKL; this comes from the coding sequence ATGCCCACGCCCCTGCCAACCATCACCCCAAAGCATTTATACCCAATCGCCGACGATTGCACTGCCGACAACGCCTATCAATGGATCAACCAAGGCGCGCATCTGCTTTGGTCGGGCGATTACCACAATGGCATTCAATTGCTGTCAGCCTTAAAGCGGCGCACCGATAAAAAACGCAAACAGCAGTCAGGGCCCATTAACGCAGAGGCGTTTCACCGCTATCGCATGTTTCAGTCTCAAAAGGCCAGCCTTTTAAACCGACTACTTATTAAAGTGGGCCCTGAATACGCACTCGACTTGAAACGAGCGCCCGATCTTCGAGGCGCATGTGAGGCGGCCTTCGGCGAACTCTCAAACGAAACCCTGATCCCGCTTCGTATGGTTCAAGGTGCGCTCAGCGCCTACGCCTGGCAAAACAAAGGGGTCCATATTCCCGCACTGCCCGAGCCTATTCATGTTCGCTACGGCGTTTTTTCACCGGTGCGGGGAGAATATCTGAACCTGATCCAGACCGCGAAACTGCCGGCGAACACTCAGTGCGCATTCGACATCGGAACGGGTAGCGGAGTCATCGCGGCCATTCTCGCGCAACGCGGCGTCCCGGAAGTTATCGCTACCGATACCAGTGAAGATGCCATTATTTGTGCCGCTGAGAATTTCGCGCGTCTAAAGCTTCAACATGCCATTCGGCTGGTTCAGGCCGACTTATTCCCGCCGCAACCCGCACTCGCCGATTTGATCGTCTGCAATCCACCTTGGATACCCGCACGCCCAACATCGCCAATAGAAGCCGCGGTATATGATCCCGGCAACGAAATGCTGGAAAGGTTTTTATCGCAAGTAACACAACACCTGAATCCAAACGGCCAAGTATGGCTGGTGATGTCGAACCTGGCCGAACTTATTCAACTTCGCCCACCAGACTTCATACCCTATTTGGCTGAAAAGCTTGGCTTACGCGTCATTGAGCGCCTTGACACCAAGCCCGGACACGCGAAATCCAAAAATACAAACGACCCTTTATATGAAGCGCGCGCCCGCGAAGTAACCAGCCTATGGAAACTCACTCCTTCCGCCGGCGCAACCGCTAAACTATGA
- the glpK gene encoding glycerol kinase GlpK: MSRKYLLALDQGTSSSRSVLFDTHGQLIAIDQKEVLPGFPAPGLVEHDPHALWRTQLETAQNVIARAGISARDILTIGITNQRETLVAWNRLTGEPLCPALVWQDRRTQALCEQLIESGHEALVQSRSGLRIDAYFSAGKAKWILDHIPAAKACADAGHLALGTVDSWLLWNLTKGANFATDLTNASRTLLFNIRENHWDTLLLDLFELKSSYFPEVHPSAHQFGFADPQWLGHPIPINGMAGDQQSALFGQACFKPGMAKNTYGTGCFALMNSGGTFQLSANGLITTLNAQSTLSSPSYAAEGSVFVGGAVVQWLRDGLHAFERSADIEKLARSVPDNGGVTVVPAFSGLGAPYWQPDARGTITGLTRGTTLAHIARAALESIAFQSTALLQAMNRDAQATARAELSELRVDGGASSNNLLMQFQADLLGIPVIRPAVTETTALGAAWLAGLNAGIYSHTDELAELWQTDTCFTPSMTRDEAAGKMAQWEFAVRQACVPQ, translated from the coding sequence ATGAGTAGAAAATATTTACTGGCACTTGATCAAGGCACTTCAAGCTCGCGCAGCGTGTTGTTCGACACGCACGGGCAATTAATTGCCATTGATCAAAAAGAAGTGTTGCCTGGTTTTCCCGCTCCCGGCTTGGTGGAACACGACCCCCATGCACTTTGGCGTACCCAGCTCGAAACGGCGCAAAATGTCATTGCACGCGCCGGCATTTCCGCCCGGGATATTCTGACCATTGGAATAACAAACCAACGAGAAACACTGGTTGCCTGGAACCGGCTAACCGGCGAGCCATTGTGCCCGGCACTGGTCTGGCAAGACCGGCGCACACAAGCCTTGTGTGAACAACTTATAGAATCCGGGCACGAGGCTCTGGTCCAATCGCGCAGCGGTTTGCGTATCGACGCCTATTTCTCGGCGGGCAAAGCCAAGTGGATACTCGACCACATACCTGCCGCAAAGGCCTGCGCCGACGCCGGCCACCTGGCACTGGGAACCGTTGATTCCTGGCTACTCTGGAACCTAACCAAAGGCGCCAATTTCGCTACCGATTTAACCAATGCATCGCGCACTTTGCTTTTCAATATTCGCGAAAACCATTGGGACACATTGCTGCTTGATTTGTTCGAACTGAAATCCTCATATTTTCCGGAAGTTCACCCGTCCGCGCATCAATTTGGTTTTGCCGACCCGCAATGGCTTGGCCACCCAATTCCCATAAATGGAATGGCAGGCGATCAACAAAGCGCCCTTTTCGGCCAGGCATGTTTTAAACCGGGCATGGCTAAAAATACCTACGGCACCGGCTGCTTTGCCCTGATGAACTCAGGCGGCACATTTCAGCTATCAGCTAATGGGTTGATCACCACACTTAATGCACAATCAACGTTGAGCTCACCCAGTTATGCCGCCGAGGGCAGTGTTTTTGTAGGCGGTGCCGTCGTTCAGTGGCTGCGCGACGGCTTGCACGCTTTCGAACGTAGCGCCGATATCGAAAAGCTAGCCCGCAGTGTGCCCGATAACGGCGGGGTTACCGTCGTTCCGGCTTTCTCGGGATTGGGCGCTCCCTATTGGCAACCCGATGCCCGAGGCACCATTACCGGGCTAACACGCGGCACGACACTCGCACATATTGCCCGCGCAGCACTTGAGAGTATTGCGTTCCAAAGTACCGCGCTATTACAAGCAATGAATCGCGATGCCCAAGCAACCGCGCGGGCGGAGCTTTCAGAACTGCGGGTAGACGGTGGCGCCAGCAGCAATAATTTATTAATGCAATTTCAGGCCGACTTATTGGGTATCCCGGTTATTCGTCCGGCGGTAACCGAAACAACCGCCTTGGGCGCCGCATGGTTGGCGGGCTTGAACGCGGGAATATACAGCCACACCGACGAACTGGCCGAATTGTGGCAGACTGACACTTGTTTCACGCCTTCAATGACACGCGACGAGGCTGCCGGGAAAATGGCCCAATGGGAGTTTGCTGTTCGCCAAGCCTGTGTTCCTCAATAA
- the flhD gene encoding flagellar transcriptional regulator FlhD — protein sequence MSVQTNNITQDIQEVNLSYLMLAQRLLRDNLASGMFRLGIGKDAADILLQLSPAQLVRLASSSSLVCGFRLDDAALLTSLTRGVLDGVLQQAHSTILLSRREEVAAS from the coding sequence GTGTCAGTTCAAACAAATAACATTACGCAGGATATTCAGGAAGTCAACCTGTCGTATCTTATGCTGGCCCAACGTTTGTTACGCGATAACCTGGCAAGCGGTATGTTCCGCCTGGGTATTGGTAAAGATGCCGCCGATATTCTTTTGCAACTTTCTCCGGCACAGTTGGTTCGCCTGGCAAGTTCAAGTTCATTGGTTTGCGGTTTCCGCCTTGATGATGCGGCATTGCTTACTTCTTTAACACGCGGTGTGCTCGACGGCGTTTTGCAGCAAGCTCACTCCACTATATTGCTGTCGCGTCGCGAAGAAGTTGCGGCTTCGTGA
- the flhC gene encoding flagellar transcriptional regulator FlhC: MAIKSVAKEAEEIMLASQMVSLGARLQVLQAETSLSYDRLAKLYREVKGCSPPKGMLPFSVDWFMTWLPNIHSSLFYNIYSYIHEHTPSKNAYALIEAYKVYLEQAGAGRGGVDTSEPLLSFTRAWMLVRFFESGLLQLSQCERCTGHFVAHAHDPQKGFVCAICRPPPRAGKTRANRARRKAEEPVVTV; encoded by the coding sequence ATGGCCATTAAAAGCGTCGCTAAAGAAGCCGAAGAAATAATGCTGGCTTCACAAATGGTTTCGTTGGGGGCCCGTCTCCAAGTGCTTCAGGCGGAAACTTCGCTTAGTTACGACCGGCTCGCGAAACTTTATCGCGAAGTTAAAGGTTGCTCGCCTCCCAAGGGAATGTTGCCATTCTCGGTTGATTGGTTCATGACGTGGCTTCCTAATATTCATTCAAGCCTTTTTTACAATATTTATTCGTATATTCACGAGCATACGCCTTCAAAGAACGCTTACGCGCTTATTGAGGCCTACAAGGTTTACCTGGAGCAGGCCGGGGCCGGTCGCGGTGGCGTTGATACTTCGGAGCCCTTGCTGAGTTTTACCCGTGCCTGGATGTTGGTTAGGTTTTTTGAAAGTGGTCTGTTGCAATTATCTCAGTGTGAGCGTTGTACAGGGCATTTTGTTGCGCATGCCCACGACCCTCAGAAAGGCTTTGTTTGCGCGATATGCCGGCCCCCACCGAGAGCGGGTAAAACACGCGCCAATCGCGCGCGTCGCAAGGCCGAGGAGCCGGTTGTAACCGTTTGA
- the motA gene encoding flagellar motor stator protein MotA, with protein sequence MLILLGFVIVFVSVFGSYVGLGGYLGALYQPFEFVLIGGAALGAYLAANNMRSIKLLLKAIPGIFRRTPYDKALYMELMALLFVLLNKARRDGLMTIEADIEEPDKSPVFAEYPRILKDHHLVEFITDYMRLMISGNMSPFEIETLMDQELDAHHQEVSVPSRALSVVADALPAFGIVAAVLGVIKALASVDQPPAVLADLISKAMVGTFLGILLAYGFVAPAASAMERRNEASLKVLECIKVTLLAYMNGYPPQLAVEFGRKVLFSDERPSFQELEEHVRQARSAGRK encoded by the coding sequence GTGCTGATATTGTTAGGTTTTGTCATCGTCTTTGTGTCGGTTTTCGGCAGCTATGTGGGGTTGGGAGGCTATCTTGGCGCCTTGTATCAGCCGTTCGAATTCGTTTTAATTGGGGGCGCGGCGCTGGGTGCCTACCTGGCGGCGAACAACATGCGCTCCATCAAGCTGTTGCTCAAGGCCATCCCGGGAATATTTCGCCGCACGCCTTACGACAAAGCCCTGTATATGGAACTTATGGCGCTGCTTTTTGTATTGTTGAACAAAGCGCGTCGCGACGGCCTGATGACGATTGAGGCCGACATCGAAGAGCCGGATAAAAGTCCGGTTTTTGCGGAGTATCCCCGAATTTTGAAAGATCATCATTTGGTCGAGTTCATAACCGACTATATGCGTTTGATGATTAGCGGCAATATGAGTCCCTTTGAAATCGAAACCTTAATGGACCAGGAGCTGGATGCCCACCATCAGGAAGTCAGCGTTCCATCGCGTGCTTTATCGGTTGTTGCCGATGCGCTTCCCGCCTTCGGGATCGTAGCAGCGGTGCTGGGCGTCATTAAAGCGCTGGCCTCGGTTGATCAGCCTCCTGCCGTTTTGGCCGATCTTATTTCCAAAGCCATGGTCGGGACGTTTTTGGGTATTTTGCTGGCCTACGGGTTTGTGGCACCGGCCGCTTCAGCCATGGAGCGGCGCAACGAAGCTTCGTTGAAGGTGCTTGAGTGCATTAAAGTTACATTACTTGCCTATATGAACGGTTACCCGCCGCAGTTGGCGGTTGAGTTCGGGCGCAAGGTGTTGTTCTCTGATGAGCGTCCGTCGTTCCAGGAACTGGAAGAGCATGTGCGTCAGGCGCGCTCGGCAGGTCGTAAGTAA
- the motB gene encoding flagellar motor protein MotB — MSDAPRIVIRRKRREHAAHHGGAWKIAYADYVTAMMAFFLVMWLVALIPRESLGEMAEYFRMPLMDAIRGGERTNDSKSIIPGQSPSVIPNKNPLPVRPANQENDQRDTQRLQDLKTQLEALIDTDPVLRQFRPQLLLDMTPEGLRIQIVDQQNRPMFQIGSAVVQPYMRTILRELGPLFNQISNSVTISGHTDAQQYARGERAYSNWELSADRANAARQELVAGGMQEGKVKRILGLASTVNLIKDDPNAAVNRRISLVVLNQRTERRIDQENATGNLSVDAQGNVAEAVENSMGASGSEAVTGARSPESNQTR, encoded by the coding sequence ATGAGTGATGCGCCCCGGATCGTTATACGCCGCAAGCGCCGTGAACACGCCGCCCATCATGGGGGCGCGTGGAAGATTGCCTATGCCGATTACGTGACGGCGATGATGGCTTTTTTTCTTGTGATGTGGCTGGTTGCGCTTATCCCGCGGGAGAGTCTAGGGGAAATGGCCGAGTATTTCCGCATGCCGTTAATGGATGCCATTCGTGGCGGTGAGCGAACCAATGACAGTAAATCGATTATTCCTGGGCAGTCGCCCAGCGTGATTCCGAATAAGAACCCCTTGCCGGTGCGCCCCGCGAATCAGGAGAACGACCAGCGCGATACGCAACGACTGCAGGATTTGAAAACCCAGCTCGAAGCGCTCATCGATACTGATCCGGTCTTGCGCCAGTTTCGCCCACAATTGCTGCTCGATATGACACCGGAAGGCTTACGCATTCAAATCGTCGATCAACAAAATCGGCCCATGTTTCAAATCGGTAGTGCGGTGGTGCAACCTTATATGCGTACCATCTTGCGTGAGCTTGGCCCTTTGTTTAACCAAATTTCAAATTCGGTGACCATTTCAGGGCATACCGATGCACAACAGTATGCGCGCGGCGAACGTGCCTACAGTAATTGGGAGTTGTCAGCCGACCGGGCCAACGCGGCACGTCAGGAATTAGTGGCCGGCGGCATGCAAGAAGGTAAGGTCAAACGCATCCTTGGTTTGGCCTCAACCGTTAATCTAATTAAAGATGATCCCAATGCCGCCGTTAACCGTCGTATTAGCTTGGTAGTACTCAATCAGCGCACCGAGCGTCGAATCGATCAAGAAAATGCCACAGGTAATTTGTCGGTCGATGCGCAAGGCAATGTCGCTGAAGCTGTTGAAAATTCCATGGGGGCGTCGGGCTCCGAAGCGGTAACAGGGGCCCGATCGCCGGAAAGCAACCAAACGCGGTAA